Proteins co-encoded in one Cercospora beticola chromosome 7, complete sequence genomic window:
- the HH3V gene encoding Histone H3-like centromeric protein hH3v, which produces MMARTAATSSRGGRTSTGSAGTPSRGRMVPTRGGRGGRASRGGKEPRRSSGVAESPRKKRRYKPGTVALKEIRRYQKSTELLVAKLPFSRLVREVCMNVAPPGSEVTRWQSQAIQALQEAAEAFLVHLFEDSNLCAIHAKRVTIMQKDIQLARRIRGAWGGLG; this is translated from the exons ATGATGGCACGTACAGCAGCCACATCATCAAGAGGTGGGAGAACGAGTACGGGCTCGGCAGGAACTCCGTCGCGCGGCAGAATGGTACCCACAagaggaggcagaggaggaagagcaagTCGCGGAGGGAAAGAGCCCAGACGAAGTAGCGGCGTAGCAGAAAGTCCGCGAAAGAAGCGCAGATATAAGCCTGGCACGGTGGCTTTGAAGGAGATTCGTCGGTATCAGAAGTCTACGGAGTTGTTGGTTGCGAAGCTACCGTTCTCGCGATTG GTCCGCGAAGTTTGTATGAATGTTGCGCCTCCTGGATCGGAAGTCACAAGGTGGCAATCACAAGCTATCCAGGCGTTACAAGAAGCCGCCGAGGCTTTTCTGGTGCATTTGTTCGAGGATTCGAATCTTTGCGCTATTCACGCGAAGCGTGTAACGATTATGCAAAAGGACATACAGTTGGCACGGAGAATTCGTGGAGCTTGGGGAGGATTGGGCTGA
- a CDS encoding uncharacterized protein (BUSCO:EOG0926251E), which produces MLPYINAPFDFVAGKLGASTDELKLITSFLLSYPLAAVLKRLPDEKPHLKNVFSISVALFYLVGLFDLWSGLAVVLFDAIGTYLIAAHIQGPYMPWIGFTFLMGHMSVSHIYRMIENSPSSVDITGAQMVLVMKLSAFCWNVWDGTQKEEDLNDVQKERAIRKLPGLLDYAGFVAFFPSIMIGPAFDYADYERWLNTTMFQLPPGTDPAKAPATRKKRKIPRSATPAMFKLVTGLLWTLGFLQLSAYFYPELLLSDEYAKMNIFKRIFHMYAMNFVQRMKYYGVWTLTEGACILSGIGYKGLNPKTGKPDWDRLTNIKPWGVELAQNTHAYLGNWNINTNHWLRNYIYLRVTPKGKKPGFRASMATFVTSAFWHGFAPGYYLAFVLASFIQNVAKNARRLIRPFFMSPDGTKPTKYKPYYDVFTWLVTQLVFSFTTTPFILLSIHDSLLAWRRVYFYAVVGVALSSGFLATPGKAWLSKQVKARGGRPQLKKTDSYEHMSGATLGVPSEPGKEFDEFVDEIVEEVKKRKGSQAAAIPDAQELRRRVEAALKSKTSGKDLKEL; this is translated from the exons ATGTTGCCATATATCAATGCTC CTTTCGACTTTGTCGCAGGCAAGCTCGGGGCCTCGACAGATGAAC TCAAGCTCATAACTTCGTTCCTATTGTCCTATCCACTCGCGGCCGTTCTCAAGCGTCTTCCTGACGAGAAGCCACATTTGAAGAATGTCTTCAGCATATC CGTGGCGTTATTCTACCTGGTTGGGCTATTCGACCTCTGGAGTGGCCTGGCAGTTGTGCTCTTCGACGCAATCGGAACCTACCTGATCGCCGCACACATCCAAGGACCTTACATGCCATGGATTGGCTTCACCTTCCTCATGGGTCATATGTCTGTCAGCCACATCTATCGCATGATCGAGAACAGTCCGAGCTCAGTCGACATCACGGGCGCCCAAATGGTCCTCGTGATGAAGCTCTCTGCTTTCTGCTGGAATGTCTGGGATGGCACGCAAAAGGAAGAGGATCTGAATGACGTCCAAAAGGAGAGGGCGATTAGGAAATTGCCTGGCCTCTTGGACTATGCCGGATTTGTGGCGTTCTTTCCCTCAATCATGATCGGTCCTGCTTTCGACTATGCCGACTACGAGAGGTGGCTCAATACGACTATGTTCCAGCTCCCTCCAGGTACGGACCCTGCAAAGGCCCCAGCTACGCGCAAGAAACGCAAGATTCCCAGAAGTGCTACTCCAGCCATGTTCAAGCTTGTTACTGGCTTGCTCTGGACGCTTGGCTTTCTTCAGCTGTCGGCCTACTTCTACCCAGAACTACTTCTGAGTGACGAGTATGCGAAAATGAACATCTTCAAGCGTATCTTTCACATGTATGCTATGAATTTTGTTCAGCGAATGAAGTACTACGGCGTGTGGACATTGACAGAAGGCGCATGTATCCTGTCGGGAATTGGCTACAAAGGACTCAATCCAAAGACTGGAAAGCCTGACTGGGATCGTCTCACCAATATCAAGCCTTGGGGCGTTGAGCTTGCGCAAAACACTCATGCCTATCTTGGCAACTGGAACATCAATACCAACCACTGGCTGCGAAATTACATCTACCTGCGTGTCACACCAAAGGGAAAGAAGCCTGGTTTCAGAGCTAGCATGGCGACTTTCGTTACCAGTGCTTTCTGGCACGGTTTTGCACCAGGCTACTACTTGGCATTTGTGCTCGCAAGCTTCATTCAGAACGTGGCAAAGA ACGCGCGTCGCCTCATACGCCCCTTCTTCATGTCACCAGACGGCACAAAACCGACCAAATATAAGCCCTACTACGACGTCTTCACCTGGCTCGTCACCCAACTGGTCTTCTCTTTCACAACCACACCCTTCATCTTACTCTCCATCCACGACAGTCTTCTGGCCTGGAGGCGCGTCTACTTCTACGCCGTCGTCGGCGTTGCACTTTCCAGCGGCTTCCTCGCCACACCCGGCAAAGCCTGGCTATCGAAACAAGTCAAAGCACGAGGTGGCAGACCACAGCTCAAAAAGACGGACAGCTACGAGCATATGTCTGGCGCGACGCTCGGTGTACCGTCGGAACCGGGTAAGGAATTTGATGAGTTTGTTGATGAGATTGTGGaagaggtgaagaagaggaaggggtCGCAAGCTGCTGCTATTCCTGATGCGCAGGAACTTAGGCGCAGAGTTGAGGCTGCATTGAAGAGTAAGACGAGTGGGAAGGATTTGAAAGAATTGTGA